From Camelus dromedarius isolate mCamDro1 chromosome 2, mCamDro1.pat, whole genome shotgun sequence, one genomic window encodes:
- the LOC135318985 gene encoding keratin-associated protein 21-1-like: MCCNYYGNSCGYGCGNSYGCGFSPYYGCGYGTGYGCGYGCGYGSRYGCGYGTGYGCGYGSGSGYCSYRPVCYRTCYSSCC, from the coding sequence ATGTGTTGCAACTACTATGGCAACTCCTGTGGCTATGGCTGTGGAAACAGCTATGGCTGTGGATTTAGCCCCTATTATGGCTGCGGTTATGGTACCGGATATGGCTGTGGATACGGCTGTGGATATGGCTCCCGCTATGGCTGTGGATACGGAACTGGATATGGCTGTGGAtatggctctggctctggctacTGCAGCTACAGGCCAGTTTGCTATAGGACGTGTTATTCTTCTTGCTGCTAG
- the LOC105086835 gene encoding keratin-associated protein 21-1, whose protein sequence is MCCNYYGNSCGYGCGNSYGCGFSPYYGCGYGTGYGCGYGCGYGSRYGCGYGTGYGCGYGSGFGYCSYRPVCYRTCYSSCC, encoded by the coding sequence ATGTGTTGCAACTACTATGGCAACTCCTGTGGCTATGGCTGTGGAAACAGCTATGGCTGTGGATTTAGCCCCTATTATGGCTGCGGTTATGGTACCGGATATGGCTGTGGATACGGCTGTGGATATGGCTCCCGCTATGGCTGTGGATATGGAACTGGATATGGCTGTGGATATGGCTCTGGCTTTGGCTACTGCAGCTACAGGCCAGTTTGCTATAGGACGTGTTATTCTTCTTGCTGCTAG
- the LOC116155365 gene encoding keratin-associated protein 21-1 — protein MCCNYYGNYCGYGCGNSYGCGFSPYYGCGYGTGYGCGYGSCYGCGCGTGYGCGYGSCCGCGYGSGSGSGYCSYRPVCYRMCYSSCC, from the coding sequence ATGTGTTGCAACTACTACGGCAACTACTGTGGCTATGGCTGTGGAAACAGCTATGGCTGTGGATTTAGCCCTTATTATGGCTGTGGTTATGGAACTGGATATGGCTGTGGATATGGCTCCTGCTATGGCTGTGGATGTGGAACTGGATATGGCTGTGGATATGGTTCCTGCTGTGGCTGTGGAtatggctctggctctggctctggctacTGCAGCTACAGGCCAGTTTGCTATAGGATGTGTTATTCTTCTTGCTGCTAG